In one window of Tubulanus polymorphus chromosome 3, tnTubPoly1.2, whole genome shotgun sequence DNA:
- the LOC141902611 gene encoding mitochondrial ubiquitin ligase activator of NFKB 1-like has product MIPLELLTFGANAAILAIFYRGYKKTKKYITAVENAPDIEVGEDLKAKLLQDGVMPYVCLSGLVTPSEKALQSQFCDDFTGVIQQLTVKEFRTRRQRGFWSDSSRVLKDIVNCIPFALRSMRPADDTLVHVAEPTKSNTLMNNLTATHDHFKPAATGWIERSLERIAGEVTKGFNESEHMLLVDSKLIAIGEVTLRNGGVITMRPPELNDLPYILGRFSKEDILKKLENRSFVYRVCTGIFTVTAIAILYIYFKKLYTTWMDERTDENLLSEVQRLRREHYEDTDGQLQHCIICLTNRRDVVLLDCGHICTCAECAVMLPAPRRCPICRTDIREVIPVYTP; this is encoded by the exons ATGATTCCATTAGAATTGCTTACATTCGGCGCCAATGCCGCTATTTTAGCCATTTTTTACCGTGGATACAAGAAGACAAAGAAGTACATCACTGCAGTCGAG AATGCGCCTGATATTGAAGTCGGAGAAGATCTCAAAGCAAAATTGCTACAGGATGGCGTGATGCCTTACGTGTGTTTGAGTGGTTTGGTCACACCGAGCGAAAAAGCATTACAAAGTCAATTCTGTGATGATTTTACTGGGGTCATTCAACAGTTGACAGTGAAAGAATTTCGCACTCGTAGGCAAAGAGGATTCTG GAGTGACTCGTCGAGGGTTTTAAAAGATATCGTTAATTGCATACCGTTCGCGTTACGGAGTATGCGACCGGCAGACGACACGTTAGTACACGTCGCTGAACCTACCAAATCGAATACGCTCATGAATAATCTAACGGCGACGCACGATCACTTCAAACCAGCGGCGACTGGCTGGATCGAGCGAAGTCTCGAACGAATCGCCGGCGAAGTGACTAAAGGATTCAATGAATCGGAACATATGTTGCTCGTCGATTCGAAACTGATCGCCATCGGCGAAGTGACGTTACGAAACGGCGGCGTCATCACCATGCGTCCGCCCGAGTTGAACGATTTACCATACATTCTAGGACGCTTTTCCAAGGAGGATATCCTGAAGAAATTGGAAAATCGGTCGTTCGTATATAGAGTCTGCACGGGTATATTTACAGTGACGGCGATCGCGATATTGTATATATACTTTAAGAAACTGTACACCACGTGGATGGACGAACGCACCGACGAGAACTTATTATCAGAGGTTCAACGTCTACGTCGCGAGCATTACGAAGATACCGATGGTCAGTTACAGCATTGTATTATATGTCTGACTAATCGTCGCGATGTTGTGTTATTGGATTGCGGACATATTTGTACCTGTGCCGAATGCGCTGTCATGCTACCCGCACCCAGAAGATGTCCGATATGTCGTACTGATATAAGGGAAGTGATACCTGTCTATACACCATAG
- the LOC141902523 gene encoding SUMO-activating enzyme subunit 2-like, which yields MAVNLDGVLDQTLQETIKSSRILVVGAGGIGCELLKNLVLTGFNDIELIDLDTIDVSNLNRQFLFRKEHVGKSKAKVARESALKFNPHVNIKAIHDSIISPDYGRDYFRKFEVVMNALDNKAARNHVNRMCLAANVPLIESGSGGYLGQVTVIKKGVTECYECQPKAAQKTYPGCTIRNTPSEPIHCIVWAKHLFNQLFGESDPDEDVSPDAADPELVANAGQAALQSESRDDGNVDRVSTRAWAAGTGYNACKIFNKLFKDDIKYLLSMEKLWEKRRKPVPLDWDHLDDLGESSAVMQEGLKDQKLWSISECRDHFQESVKNLRNALTKQGENGMLVWDKDDEPAMDFVTAAANIRAHIFGIPTKTRFDIKSMAGNIIPAIATTNAIVAGLIVLEGIKVLKGQIDRCKTIYMTRKPNPRKKVLIPCQLVTPNPKCYVCAEEPEVTVRLNMKHFTVKMFEDRILKGQLGMVAPDVDINGTILISSEEGETEENNDKPLADFNIRDGTQLKCDDFLQEYKLAINIYHVDELEDQKEFELLGDISDLAPKPSTSGVSTNGSKSENTSDDVDAQPYSKDDDVNDDDDDDDIEMIVPADTNEQTSDVGKGKKRKASDDDVLPIDNKKTKQSQNVPIVDDSDDDVVTLD from the exons atggccgtcaaTTTAGATGGAGTTCTCGATCAAACGCTACAAGAAACGATCAAATCCAGTCGGATTTTAGTCGTCGGAGCTGGTGGAATCGGTTGTGAATTGTTGAAGAATCTCGTGCTTACCGGATTCAATGATATAGAATTG ATTGATCTTGATACAATCGATGTTTCCAATCTCAACAGACAGTTTCTGTTTCGGAAGGAACATGTTGGAAAATCAAAGGCAAAG GTTGCCCGTGAAAGCGCCCTGAAGTTTAACCCACATGTGAACATCAAAGCAATCCATGATAGCATCATAAG CCCAGATTATGGCCGGGACTATTTCCGAAAATTTGAAGTGGTGATGAATGCTTTAGACAATAAAG cCGCTCGGAATCATGTTAATAGAATGTGCTTGGCTGCCAATGTGCCCCTGATAGAAAGCGGTTCTGGTGGATACCTCGGTCAGGTTACTGTGATAAAAAAG GGTGTTACCGAGTGTTATGAATGTCAGCCAAAAGCGGCACAGAAAACGTACCCCGGTTGTACGATAAGGAACACACCATCCGAACCGATACATTGTATAGTGTGGGCGAAGCATTTATTCAA tcaaTTATTCGGCGAGTCTGATCCGGACGAGGACGTATCTCCAGACGCGGCGGATCCCGAGTTGGTCGCGAACGCCGGTCAAGCGGCGCTGCAGTCGGAATCGAGAGACGACGGAAACGTCGACCGAGTGTCCACGCGGGCCTGGGCTGCCGGCACCGGGTACAACGCCtgcaaaatatttaataag TTATTCAAAGatgatatcaaatatttattgtCGATGGAGAAATTATGGGAAAAGCGACGAAAGCCGGTACCGCTCGACTGGGACCATTTAGACGATCTAG GGGAAAGTTCTGCCGTCATGCAAGAGGGATTGAAAGACCAGAAACTATGGTCGATAAGCGAATGTAGAGACCATTTCCAAGAGAGCGTCAAGAACTTGCGAAACGCGTTAACGAAACAGGGTGAAAATGGCATGCTCGTCTGGGACAAG GATGATGAGCCCGCGATGGACTTCGTTACTGCCGCAGCCAACATTCGAGCTCATATATTCGGCATTCCAACAAAGACGAGATTCGATATAAAAT CGATGGCTGGTAACATAATTCCTGCTATAGCCACGACCAATGCCATAGTCGCCGGACTCATAGTATTAGAAGGAATCAAAGTATTGAAAGGACAAATAGATAGATGTAAAACG ATATACATGACTCGTAAACCGAATCCTCGGAAAAAGGTGCTCATTCCGTGTCAACTAGTGACGCCTAATCCGAAGTGTTACGTTTGCGCCGAGGAACCGGAGGTCACCGTGCGGCTCAACATGAAACACTTCACCGTGAAAATGTTCGAAGACCGCATTCTGAAGGGGCAGTTGGGCATGGTGGCTCCGGATGTCGATATTAATGGCACGATTTTGATCTCAAGCGAAGAAGGTGAAACTGAAG AAAATAACGACAAGCCATTAGCAGATTTTAACATTCGCGACGGCACTCAACTTAAATGCGACGACTTTCTGCAGGAATACAAATTAGCGATAAATATATATCACGT GGATGAATTGGAAGATCAGAAGGAGTTTGAATTACTCGGTGATATAAGCGATCTGGCTCCGAAACCATCGACGTCGGGGGTTTCCACTAACGGCAGTAAATCGGAGAATACCTCAG ATGACGTCGATGCTCAACCGTACAGTAAAGATGACGATGtgaatgatgatgacgacgacgatgatatTGAGATGATCGTACCAGCCGACACGAACGAACAAACGTCTGACGTTGGTAAAGGCAAGAAACGAAAGGCTTCCGACGACGACGTACTTCCAATCGATAATAAAAAGACGAAACAGTCGCAGAACGTGCCGATTGTGGACGATAGCGACGACGATGTAGTTACTTTAgattaa